The following is a genomic window from Micrococcus cohnii.
CCGTTGCACCGTGCTGTGCGGGCGCTGCGGGACGCCGTGGACGCCGCGACGGGCGAACCGGAGCCGCCGACAGCGAGGACGGCGGTGACGGGGGAGCCGCCCGTGCGTGCGGGGCGGGTGTTGCTCGCGGTCTCCGGCGGCGCGGACTCGCTCGCGCTCGCCGTGACCGCCGCCGTGGTCGCCGACACCCGCGACGGGGCCCGGCGCGGCGGGCCTGACCGGTTCGCCGCGGTGTGCGTGGACCACGCTCTGCAGCCCGGCTCGGCCGATGTCGCGCGGGCGGCCGTCGCCGTCCTGCACGGCATTGGGCTCGACCGGGCGTCCGTCGTGCCGGTCCGGAGGGGCGGGGACAGGGCCGAAGCCGAGGCATCGGACGGGCTTGAGGGCCATGCCCGTCGGCTGCGCTACACCGCCCTGGCCGAGGCCGCCGCGACCGTCGGTGCCGACGTCGTGCTGACCGCCCACACGGCCGACGACCAAGCCGAACAGGTGCTGCTGGCCCTGGCGCGGGGCTCGGGCACGCGGTCCGTGGCCGGCATTCCGGCGTGCGGTCCCCTGCCGTGTGCCGAGTCGTCGACGTCGCGCGTCGTCCGGCCGCTGCTGGGACTCTCCCGCGTCGACCTCGAGCGGATCTGCGCGTGGGCGGGCGTGCGCTGGTGGGACGACCCGCAGAACACGGATCCTGACATGCGCCGGGTGCGGGTGCGGCATCGCCTGCTCCCGGCCCTCGAGGACCCGGAGACCGGCCTCGGGGCGGGCACGCGGGCCGGCCTCGTGCGCAGCGCCCGGATCGCGGCGGAGGACGCCGCCGCCCTCGATGCGTGGGCCGAGCGTGCGTTCGACGCCCTGCGCGTCGTCGACGGAGCCGCCGCCTCGACCGTCCGGCTGCGCCTCGACGGGCTGCGGGAGCTGCCGCCGGCGGTGCGGCATCGGGTCGTCCTGCGGGCGGCCCGGCTCTGCGGTGCCGAGGACCTGACCCGGGAACGCGTGCTCGCGGCGGCCGCCCTCGTCGAGGCGGTCCCGGGAGCGTCGGCGGGTCCCGTCGAGCTTCCCGGTGGCGTGCGGGTGCGACGTCGTCGGCCCGGCCTTCGACGCGCGGCCAGGACCGTGCACCCGGACGGCGCCGCCCAGGGGGATGCGCTCGCGCGTGCGTGTGCCACACTGGATTTCATCCCCGCGGCGCCGCGACCGTCACAGCGGTCGTCGGCGTGAGGCTCGTCCGCTCGGCGACGCCCGACCGGAGGGCCGTGCGGGTCCCGCATCTCACGCACCCATCCCACCGAATCAGGAGCTGCTCCCGCATGGAGGCACAGGACGTCCAGGAAGACCTCAGCCACGTTCTCTTGAGCACGGAGGAGGTCCAGGCCACCATCGCGGAGCTGGCGGCGAAGGTCGACGAGGACTACGCGGGCAAGAACCCGCTGATCGTCGCGGTGCTCAAGGGCGCGATCATGGTGGTCGCCGATCTGACGCGAGCGATGTCCTCGCACGTCGACGTCGACTTCATGGCGGTCTCCTCGTACGGCTCGGGCACGAAGTCCTCGGGCGTCGTGCGCATCGTCAAGGATCTCGACACCGACCTGACGGGCCGGCACGTGCTGATCGTCGAGGACATCATCGACTCCGGCCTGACGCTCTCGTGGCTCAAGGCGAACCTGGAGTCCCGCAACCCGGCGTCGGTCGAGATCTGCACGTTCCTGCGCAAACCGGACGCCATGAAGGTCGACATCGACGTGAAGTATGTGGGCCGGGACATCCCGAACGAGTTCGTGGTCGGCTACGGCCTCGATTACGCCGAGAAGTACCGCAATCTCGACTGCGTGGGCACGCTCGCCCCGCACGTCTACTCCTGAGCTGGGGGCGAGGCAGGCCAGTCGCGTCGACGGGCGGCGTCGGCCGATGGGTCATGCGAGCGGGCGGTATGACCTCGACTGGTCACGCCAGCGGGCGGTATAGGCCGCGATTCTGGCGTCAGAGCGCCCGTGGGCGTGACTGCGGCATCGAGTTCCGCCCGTTGGCGTGACCGATTCGATTCTGCGACTGCGGGCTGCATGTCCATGCCCCGAGCCCGGGGCCTCCGTTAGATCGGTGTCGGGCGCGCATCGCAAAGATCTTCAGGGCGCGCTCCTCACACATTCCCCGGGGTGCGCTCCTCACACATTCCCCGCGGAGTGGGCGGTGAGGTGTCGACGAACCTCGTCTATCACGCGCCGGTAGCCGTCGCGGCCGTCGGACGTGGACACCGTCAGATTGCGGTATCCCCGTCGTTCGAAGGCCGCGTTCCTCTGGACGTCGCGGTCGATCTGACGCGGTCGCCCGTGATGCTTGCTGTCGTAGTGCAACGCCAGCCTCGCGCTGCGGTACCCCAAGTCCGCGCTCGCCGGGTGCGTCGGGGAGAACGACGGGTCGTGCATCTCGATCTGCAGCTCGGGCTCCGGCAGGCCCGCCTCGACCAGTGCGAGTCGCAGAAGTGTCTCCCGCGGCGAGTGGGCACCCACGCGAACCGTGGCGGCTGCGGCGATCAGTCGGCGCCGGTGCCGGCGTCCCGTGCGGCACGACGCGGCGACCTGGATGAGTTCACCGCGCCTGCCCGTCGCCGCGTCGACACCGCCGTCGAGCTCTGCGCATCGGACGAGGTGGTCACCGAGAACCACGAGTTCGCGGTCGGTCAGCTGTGCGGCGAGATCGACCCACAGTCGCGGCAGGGTCGTGGTCCACCAGGGCTGGCCGTTGATCAAGACCTGCTCGACCTCCTCACGAGGCAGCAGCGTTCGATGCGAGACGACCCCGTCGGCGGTCAACTGGCCACGGTCCCGGGGACGGCTGACGTGCACCGCGTCGTGGTGATCGAGCCGGGCCGGCAGCCACAGGCCGCGTGCACGGGCCGCCGTCTGGTGGGAGAGCGCGGTGGTGTGCCGGTGCGGGATGAGCCGGACGAGTCGGTCGTGCTGTGCAACGGTCAGCGGGGTGCTCCACTCGTAGGGGTCATCGTGTCCGATGGTCGGATGCGGCCGTACCCGTGGCCGGGACGCCGATCCCGCGGGCGAAACTGTCGTGCTGGCCGACGGTCTCGACGTGCCCCTCCACACGTACAGTCCGCGTGCCAGGCGCACGATGTCGGAGCGGCGGAGGCGATCGCGGTGCACGCCGGCGGCGTGGGCCTGGTGAAGGGTGAACGGGCCGGCGCGCAGGGAGTCCGGCAGCGGGGCGGGGCGGCGCATGAGACCACTCTGCCGGTCATCGAGGTCGACGCGGTGGGTGCGCTGCGGTGGCCGTGGATTGGTCCGGACGACGGGGCGTCTGTGCAGGGCCGGACGGCCGAGTCCGCGTGTGGAGGGGACGACCGCGGCCGTCCTGAACCGTGAACGGTGAGACCGACGTCCGGGCGCAGGCAGGCGTAGCGGCATGTCCGGGACCGTGAGGGGCGGCGCCTCGATGGTCGCTGCCCCGTCGCTGGCCGGGGCATGTCCGGGGCCCGGGGGTCCAGCAGCAGGCTCACGACGGGGCAGGGCGGGTGCACAGGGCGGGTGCGCAGACCGGGACGGTGATCGGGGCGGGGAGTCAGTCGGTCACTCCAGCGGGCGGAAAGGCCCCTCGCGGTCACTCCAGCGGGCGGTATAGCCGCATTTTTCGCGGTCTGAGCGCCCATGCGCATGACTGGTCGCCCACATAACGCCCACTGCCATGACCGCTCGTCCTGCGCGTCCGCTCCCGAGTCGCCGCTCGGCCCCGCCCCGCACCCGCCGCGCGCCGAACCTGCCTCGCAGCCGCCGGCCTCGCCCCGCACCCGCCGCCCGCCGCACCCGCACCACGTCCCTGTCCACCGGCGGCGAACTCTCGTCCACAGCGGGCGTCGTCATGGCGGGGCCGGGTAGCCTGGTCCCTCGGGCCCTCGCCCGACGTTATCGCCACCCGGTCTCCGGCCATTCGGTCGCGGGCCGCGCAACGACAGGAGCAACGCGCGCGTGGAGGACAAGAAACCCGCATCGGGCATGAAGCGGTTCCTGCAGGGACCGTTTTTCTGGATCCTGCTCGCCCTGCTCGTGCTCGGCTTCGTGATCCCCGCCCTCGTGCAGCCGCAGCGCAGCCAGGTCGACACGAACGTCGGCATGGCCATGCTCAGGGACGGCAAGGTGGCCGAGGCGCTGATCGACGACGGCGAGCAGCGCGTGGACCTGTCCCTGCGTGAGCCCTACAAGCAGGACGGCGACGACCTCGGCAAGGAGGTCTTCTTCTACTATTCCGAGGCCCGCGCCGAGAAGGTCGCGACGGCCATGGACGAGTCACAGGTCGACGGCTACACGGACGAGCCGGAACGGTCGAACTGGCTGCTCTCCCTGCTGGGGTTCATCGTCCCGTTCCTGCTGATCTTCCTGCTCTTCTGGTTCCTCATGTCCCGCATGCAGGGCGGCAGCGGCAAGATGATGCAGTTCGGCAAGTCCCGGGCGAAGCTCATCAACAAGGAGGACCCGGACGTCCTGTTCAAGGATGTGGCCGGCGCGGACGAGGCCGTCGAGGAGCTCGAGGAGATCAAGGAGTTCCTCACCCAGCCCGAGCGTTTCCACAAGGTGGGCGCGAAGATCCCGAAGGGCGTCATGCTCTACGGCCCTCCCGGCACCGGCAAGACGTTGCTGGCCAAGGCCGTCGCGGGCGAGGCGAACGTGCCCTTCTACTCGATCTCCGGTTCGGACTTCGTCGAGATGTTCGTCGGCGTGGGCGCCTCCCGCGTGCGCGACCTGTTCGAGCAGGCCAAGAGTCACGCTCCCGCGATCATCTTCGTTGACGAGATCGACGCGGTCGGCCGTGCCCGCGGTGTCGGCATGGGCGGCGGCAACGATGAGCGCGAGCAGACCCTGAACCAGATGCTCGTCGAGATGGACGGCTTCGACGCCTCGACGAACGTCATCCTGATCGCCGCGACGAACCGGCCGGACGTGCTGGATCCGGCATTGCTGCGCCCGGGCCGCTTCGACCGGCAGATCCCCGTGGAGGCCCCGGACCTCGACGGCCGCGCCCGGATCCTCGAGGTGCACGCCACGGGCAAGCCGATTTCCCTCGACGTGGATCTGCGCCAGATCGCCAAGCGCACCCCCGGCTTCACGGGCGCGGACCTGGCCAACGTCATCAATGAGGCGGCGCTGCTGACGGCCCGTTCGCACAACAACGTGATCGACGCGGTGGCGTTCGACGAGGCGATCGACCGTGTCATGGCCGGCCCGCAGAAGCGCACGCGCCTGATGAACGAGCACGAACGCAAGGTCACCGCCTACCACGAGGGCGGCCACGCGCTCGTCGCGGCCGGTCTGCGGCACTCGGCCCCGGTCACGAAGATCACCATCCTGCCGCGCGGCCGCGCGCTGGGCTACACGATGGTCGTGCCCGAAAACGACAAGTACTCGGTGACGCGCAACGAGCTGCTCGACCAGCTGGCCTACGCGATGGGCGGCCGCGTCGCCGAGGAGGTCGTTTTCCACGACCCGTCCACGGGCGCGGCGAACGACATTCAGAAGGCCACCGAGACGGCCCGGAAGATGGTCACCGAGTACGGCATGAGCGCGAAGGTCGGCGCCGTGAAGCTCGGCGCGGCGGACACGGAGCCCTTTGGCCACGGCGCCGGCGGTGGCTCTCGCGGCTACTCGGAGGAGCTGGCCTACCTGGTCGACGCCGAGGTGCGGCAGCTGATGGACCAGGCGCACGAGGAGGCGCACTGGGTGATCACCCAGAACCGGGACATCCTCGACCGGCTCGCCTACGAGCTGCTCGAGCGAGAGACCCTCAACCAGGAGGACGTCGCCGAGATCTTCGCGGGAATCCGTCAGCGCGATCCGCGGCCCGTGTGGTTCGCCGCCGACGATCGGCCGCACCAGGATCAGCCCCCCGTGCTGTCCCCGCAGGAGCGCCGCGCCCGCCTGGGCGAGGGCGAGCAGACGCCCGTCGGTATCGAGTCCACGACCGTCCCGGGAGACGACCATGACGCCTCGCACTGACGGCGCCGGCGCGGACTGGCCGGAGGACTGGATCAACGGCGGTGCCGCCGCGCGGCAGATGCCTGCCCCTCAGGGGCAGCCCGTGACGGAGGACTCCACCCCGGAGGCGCAGCCCTCGCCGCAGGACCAGCCCGTTCCGCTGGACACCGGAGCCCTCACGGCGGTCACCGGCGTGCCGGGAACCTTCGACCCCGCCTCGACCGCCGTGGACCGACCGCGCATCGAGGCCGCCGTGCGCGAGATCCTCGAGGCGATCGGCGAGGACCCGGAGCGCGAGGGGCTGCACGAGACGCCGAAGCGCGTCGCGAAGGCCTACGCCGAGTTCTTCGCGGGGCTGCATCAGCGCCCCGAGCAGGTGCTCGGCACGACCTTCGACATCGCGCACGAGGAGCTCGTGCTCGTCAAGGACATCCCGTTCTACTCGACGTGCGAGCACCACCTCGTCCCGTTCCACGGAACCGCGCACATCGGTTACATCCCGGGTGAGGAGGGCCGTGTCACGGGGCTGTCGAAGCTCGCCCGGCTGGTCGAGCTGTACGCGCGCCGTCCGCAGGTGCAGGAGCGGCTCACTACGCAGATCGTCGAGGCGCTCGTCGAGCACCTGGCCCCGCGCGGGGCGATCGTCGTGGTGCAGGCCGAGCACATGTGCATGTCCATGCGTGGCGTGCGCAAGCCCGGTGCCAAGACCGTCACGTCGGCGGTGCGCGGCCAGCTGCGCGACCCGTCCACCCGTTCCGAGGCCATGAGCCTGATCCTGAACGGCTGACCCATGGACCTGCTCGCGCGCCTTCCCCAGGACCGGACGCTCGTGATGGGCATCCTCAACGTCACCCCGGACTCTTTCTCCGACGGCGGCCGGCACGCCACGATGTCCGCGGCGATCGAGCACGGCCTCGCACTGATGTCGCAGGGCGCGGACATCGTCGACGTGGGCGGCGAGTCCACCCGGCCCGGTGCGACCCCCGTGCCGCCCGATCAGGAGCAGGAACGCATCCTGCCCGTGATCCGCGAGCTGCTCGCCGCGGGCGCGTGCGTCTCGGTGGACACGATGCACGCCGTGACCGCCGCGGCGGCTCTCGAGCTCGGCGAGGTGATCGTCAACGACGTCTCGGGGCTGCACGTCGAGGCGGACATGCCCGCGGTCGTCGCGGACTCCGGCGCCCCCTACGTACTCATGCACAACCGCGGCACCCCCACGACCATGGACGACCTCACCGGCTACGACAACGTCGTGGCGGATGTGCTGGCCGAGCTGCGGCAAGTGCGCGAGCGGCTCTACCAGGCGGGCGTGCGGCCCGAACAGCTCATCACGGACCCGGGGCTGGGCTTCGCGAAGGCCGGCGAGCAGAACTGGGCGGTGCTGCGCGGCATCGACGGGCTCCACGCGCTCGGTCACCCCGTGCTCGTCGCGGCCTCCCGCAAACGGTTCCTCGGCACGCTGCTGGCCGCGCCGGAGGCGACCTCCGATGCGTCCTCGGCGGCCCGGCCCGGTGCGATCGACGCCCCCGCCCGGCCCCGCCCGGCCGAGGGACGTGACGCCGCCACCGCCGCGATCACCGCCCTGTCCGCCGAGCGCGGCGCGTGGGCGGTGCGTGTGCACGACGTAGCCGCCTCGGCTGACGCCGTGCGCACCGTGGCCGCCTGGCACGGCTCGCCCGCCCAGATCCGCGAGCGTCGCGGCGCGCAGCAGGCAGGCACAGCATGATCCGTGGACACGAGCACCGGGGGCGGGACCGGCGCGAACCACCGACCGAGCTGGATCGCATCACCCTGACCGGCCTCACCGCGTACGGCTACCACGGGGTGCTGCACCGGGAGAAGCGCGAGGGCCAGCGGTTCGTCACGGACGTGGTCATGCACGTCGACGCCGCCTCCCCGGCCGAGTCCGACGACCTGGCGCTCACCGTGAACTACGCCGAGGTCGCGGACACCGTGATCGAGCTCGTCACGGGCGAGTCGCTCGACCTGATTGAGACCCTGGCCGAACGGATCGCCGGCGCCGTCCTGCGCACGCAGCCGCTCGTGCACGTCGTCGAGGTGACGGTCCACAAACCGCAGGCGCCGATCCCGCACGAGTTCGTCGACGTGTCCGTGACCGTGCGGCGGGTCCGGGGCGAGGAGTAGCCCGTCATGCCCGACCTCGCGCACCCCGCCGAAGGCGCGGCCCCGACTCCCGAGCTGGCCGCCCGCCCGGCCGGCCCCGTCGATGTGGTCCTTGCGCTCGGGGCGAACCTCGGCGACCCGGACGCGACCCTCGACGCCGCCATCGCGGCCCTGCGCCGCGCTGAGGAACTCACCGACGTCCGGCCGTCCCCGCGCGCCCGCACCGCTCCGGTCGGCGGTCCTCCCGGTCAGCCGGACTACCGGAACCAGGTGGTGCTCGCCCGCACGGACCGCTCCGCGTGGGAGCTGCTGCGCCTGGCGCACCGGCTCGAGCACGAGCACGGCCGCCGTCGCGAGGTCCGCTGGGGGCCCCGCACTCTCGACGTCGATCTCATCGTTCACGGCCGCCTGCGCAGCGACCACCCGGACCTGACGCTGCCGCACCCCCGTGCCGCCGAGCGGGCGTTCGTCCTGCTGCCGTGGCTGTGGCTGGATCCCGCTGCGACGCTCGACGGTCGCCGCGTCGCAGACCTGGTCTCTCGCGCCGCCGACGCCGAGGGGGTGCGGCAGGCATGATCTCGCTGCGCACCTGGTGGCTGCCCGGCCTGGGCGTGCTCGCGGGCGTGGCCGGCTGGGCCGTCACGCACCTCGGCGAGGGCCGCGGCTGGGGCATCCCGTCGCTCGGCGTCTCCGGGATGGTCGCCCTGGCGGGGGCGATCCTCGCGTGCCTGCTGCTCGGGCTGCGCATCCGCGCCGACCGGAAGAAGCCGCTCGCCCAGCGCATGAACGGCCCCGACGCCGCCCGCGTGCTCGTCCTCGCACAGGCCGGAGGGTTCAGCGGGGCCCTGCTCGGCGGCTGGCACGCCGGCGCCGCGATCGCCGTCGCGCTGCGCCCGGTCCTGGCGACCGCCGCCCTGATCGGACCCGTGGTCCTCGCGGTGCTCGGCCTCCTGCTCGCGCTGACGGGCCTGCTGGTCGAGTCGTGGTGCCGGGTCACCGGCGGTGATGACGAGGACGACGGCGATACCATTGGGCCCGGCCATCGGGCCGAGGGCCGCGGAGTGCGTGGCCGACCACCGCAGACCGAGGGAGGCTACGCCCATGCCGGCGATGGAGCTTGACGGGGTCGTCTTCACCCCCGTCTCCCCGAAGCTGACCACCGTCCGGTACATCTCAGCCGCGATCTGGGCGCTGCTGCGCCTGGCCCTGTTCGGCGCGCCGCTCGTGCTGATGCTCACCGGGGTGTGGCCCGAGTTCTGGCCGTGGCTGGCGTGGGCACTGCTGGCCGTCGGCGTCGTGTGGACCGCGATCGCGCTGGCGCTGGTCCCACGTCGCGTGCGTGCCCTGGGCTACGCCGAGCGTGAGGACGACCTGTTGTGGCGCTCGGGCATTCTGTTCCGCTCCGTCAAGGCCGTGCCCTACGGGCGCCTGCAGTACGTGGACGTCGAGGACGGGCCGCTGCTGCGCCGCTTCGACCTGCAGAAGGTCACGCTCAAGACCGCCTCCGACTCCGCCGACCTCGAGATCCCCGGCCTGACGAAGGCTGAGGCGCAGCGGCTGCGCGAGGTGCTCATGTCCCGCGGACAGGCGAAGCTGGCCGGCCTGTGAGCGAGCAGGCGCACACCGACGCAGAGGCGGCAGACGCCGGCCCGGCCTGGACCCGCGTCCATCCGCTCTCCCCCTGGGTGCGCAGCTGGCTCGCGATCCTGATCGTCGGGTTCACGGTGCTGCGCGACCTCATCGAGCAGACCGTCGGCGCCCTGTTCGGCGCCGGCCGCAAGGCCGAGCGCGGCCCCGTGGAGGAGTTCGACCTCGTGTTCGCCGCGGCCTTCCTGGGCGTCGCGCTGTTGCTGGCCGTCGTTGGCTTCGGCCTGTCCTGGTGGTTCACCCGGTTCCGCCTCGAGGACGAGCAGATCGCCCTGCGCGAGGGCTGGATCTTCCGCAAACAGCGGCACATGAAATACGACCGTATCCAGGCCGTCGACCTGCAGCACCCGCTGCTGCCGCGCCTGCTGGGCCTGGCGAAGGTGCAGGTCGAGGCCGTCGACGGCGGCGACACCGCGCTCGAGCTGCAGTTCCTGAAACGCTCCGAGGCCGAGCGGGTGCGCCGCGAGATCCTCGACCGCGCGGCCGGGCGCGAGCGGGACGAGGCGACGACGGGTGCGGCCGCAGACGAGACTTCCTCGGAGGCCGCGGCGTCGGAGGCCCCGACCGTCGCCGACGCCCCGGAGGTCCACGGCACCGAGGCCGGTGTCGCATCCCGCCCTGGGCAGGGGAGCCTCGGCTCCCGCGTGCGCTCCCGGCTGCTGCTCGAGGACGAGGGCACCCGCATGCTCTCGGTGCCGACCGGTCGCCTGATTGGCTCGATCCTCTGCTCCGGCACGGTGCTCGGGACGGTGCTGACGCTGGCCGTCGTGGCCGGGGTGTTCCTGCTCGGGGTGTGGCTGCTGCCGGATGTCGGCTGGCTGCAGGGCGCGTGGCAGGAGGTGTTCCTGGGCCTCGGCGCGGGCGCCCTGCCGCTCGCTTTCGGTCTGGCCTCGGCCGCGTGGAAGGAGCTCAACCAGGGCTGGAACTTCACCGTCTTCCACACCGAGGATGGCCTGCGCCTGACCTATGGCCTCGCCGACTCCGTCTCCCAGACGATTCCGCCCGGCCGCGTGCAGGGCGTCACCGTGAAGCAGCCGCTGTGGTGGCGCCCGTTCGGCTGGCACCGGGTCACGGTGATCGTCGCCGGCTACGGCGGGGACGACGACGGCAAGCGCTCGGTGGCGCTGCCGGTCGGCCCGTTCGAGGACGTGCTGCGGGTGCTCGCGGTCGTGCTGCCCGAGCCGGGCGTCGAGGACGGCCGCGAGCTGATGACCCTGGCCATGCGCGGCTCCGGCACCGACGGAGGGTTCCGGCACGTGCCCCGCCGGGCGCGCGGCTACTTCCACTGGCACACGTGGCGGCGCAACGGCTTCACCGCGACGGACACGCTGCTGATCGCCCGGTCCGGGCGGATCGGCCGTCGGTTCACGGCGGTCCAGCACGAGCGGATCGAGGCGGTCGAGATCGATCAGGGGCCCGTTCAGAAGCGGCTGCGTGTCGCCTCGCTCAATGTGTACGTCGCCGGCCGCCTGCTGCCCGTCACCGCCGCCGACGATCTCGACGAGGACGAGGTGCGCGCGCTGTTCGAGCGCGAGACCGCGATCGCCGCGGTCGCCCGGCGCCTGGCCGACCGCAACCGCTGGATGCGGCCCGAGGAGCTCGAACGCTTCGAACGTCAGCTCGAGACGATGCGCCGGACGGCGGCCGAGGTGGCGGCGCAGCGCGGCCCGAGCGGCGACGCGCTGGTCGGCACGTCCACCGGCCCGGGACAGGACCCCGAAACGGCGAGGAGCACGCACACATGAACGAGGGCATCGGCACGGGCGGGCTCGACCTCTCCGTCCCCGCGGACCAGCGGCCCGGCCGCCTCGGTGTCGGCGTGATCGGCGCCGGTCGCGTCGGCGCCGTGCTCGGGGCCGCCCTGCGCGAGGCCGGGCACACGATCACCGGCGTGCACGCGGTCTCGGAGGACTCTCGTACGCGCGCTGAGGCCCTGCTGCCCGAGGTCCCGGTGCTGGAGATCCCCGAGATCCTGCGGCGCTGCGAGATGGTCCTGTTCGCCGTCCCCGACGACGTGCTCGGGCAGCTCGTCGCGGGCCTCGTCGAGGCCGGTCACGTGCAGTCCGGTCATCTGCTCGTGCACACCTCCGGCCGCTACGGGGTGTCCGTCCTGGACCCGGTACGCGCGGTCGGCGCGATCCCGCTGGCGATCCACCCAGCCATGACGTTCACGGGCCTGAGTCTGGACCTGGCCCGGCTGAAGGACTGCGTGTTCGGCGTGACGGCGGACCCCGTCGTGTTGCCGGTCGCGCAGGCGCTCGCCGTCGAGATGGGCGGCGAGCCCGTCGTGGTGAAGGAGGCGGACCGGGCGCAGTACCACCTGGCGCTCTCGCACGGGTCGAACCACCTGGTCACCGTGGCGGCTCAGGCGCGGCGGCTGCTCGAGGACATCGGCGTCGAGGACGCCCGCCGGCTGCTGCGCCCGCTCATGGCCGCCTCCCTGGACAACGCCCTCGAGAACGGCGACGGCGCGCTGACCGGGCCGGTCGCCCGCGGGGACGTCGAGACGGTGCGCGGCCACCGCGAGACCCTGCAGGCGCTCGTGGCCGAGGGGATGCCCGCCGACGTGCTCGCAACGTGGGAGGCCCTCGCCCGCGCGACGACCGACCGGGCCGAGGCCCGCGGGGCGCTGCGTCCCGACGTCGCGGCCCGGCTGCGCGGGGTGCTCGAGGAGGACTGAGGTTGGCCCGGTGACCGCCTGGCCTCCCGGGCCGCCGTAGCGCCGTGACGCCGGGCCCCGTGGCTGTGGTGTCCGCGTCTCGGGTCAGGTGCCTCGGCTGCGCAGTGTCTGCCGCACGAACGCCACCACGCCCGGCACGGCGTCCTCGATCTGCCGATACATCGCCTCGAACTGTTCGCGCGGGTGTCCCCACGGGTCCGGCACCTCGCGCACGCCAGCGGTGTCCGCGTCGGAGGCGAACTCCCCGAGCAGGCGCACTTTCGCGCGCTGGGCGTCGTCGGCGGCGAGGGCAAGCGCGTTCGCCCGGTTCGACTCATCCATCACGAGCAGCAGATCGGCCGTGGCCAGGTCCTCGGATGTGAGCTGGGCGCCGCGGGTGGTGAACTCGTAGCCGAGCTGTTCGCCGACCTCGATCGTGAGCTGATGCGGACGCTCGCCCACGTGATAGTCGGCCGTGCCGGCCGAGGCCACCTCGACGCCGCGGTCGCCGGCGCTGTTGTCGGTGACGTCGTGCGTCAGGTCCTCCCGTGCCAGGGCGCGGCGCAGCACCGCCTCCGCAGCGGGGGAGCGGCAGATGTTTCCGAGGCAGACCGTGATGATGCGCATGCCATCAGTCTGGCAAAGAGCGCGCCGACGGCACCGATGGGGCGCACGGTCCGCCCTGGCGGGCTCCGCACGTGTCCGCCCTGGCGCGTTCCTCGCCCCGGGCCGCGCATCGAGGGGACGCCAGGGCTTGGGCCGATGTGCGCGGTGTGCGTAATGTCCTGTGCACTCTTCCGGGGTGACCTGGGCGTTCTCCTCGCGG
Proteins encoded in this region:
- a CDS encoding PH domain-containing protein produces the protein MPAMELDGVVFTPVSPKLTTVRYISAAIWALLRLALFGAPLVLMLTGVWPEFWPWLAWALLAVGVVWTAIALALVPRRVRALGYAEREDDLLWRSGILFRSVKAVPYGRLQYVDVEDGPLLRRFDLQKVTLKTASDSADLEIPGLTKAEAQRLREVLMSRGQAKLAGL
- a CDS encoding Rossmann-like and DUF2520 domain-containing protein translates to MNEGIGTGGLDLSVPADQRPGRLGVGVIGAGRVGAVLGAALREAGHTITGVHAVSEDSRTRAEALLPEVPVLEIPEILRRCEMVLFAVPDDVLGQLVAGLVEAGHVQSGHLLVHTSGRYGVSVLDPVRAVGAIPLAIHPAMTFTGLSLDLARLKDCVFGVTADPVVLPVAQALAVEMGGEPVVVKEADRAQYHLALSHGSNHLVTVAAQARRLLEDIGVEDARRLLRPLMAASLDNALENGDGALTGPVARGDVETVRGHRETLQALVAEGMPADVLATWEALARATTDRAEARGALRPDVAARLRGVLEED
- a CDS encoding PH domain-containing protein, with amino-acid sequence MSEQAHTDAEAADAGPAWTRVHPLSPWVRSWLAILIVGFTVLRDLIEQTVGALFGAGRKAERGPVEEFDLVFAAAFLGVALLLAVVGFGLSWWFTRFRLEDEQIALREGWIFRKQRHMKYDRIQAVDLQHPLLPRLLGLAKVQVEAVDGGDTALELQFLKRSEAERVRREILDRAAGRERDEATTGAAADETSSEAAASEAPTVADAPEVHGTEAGVASRPGQGSLGSRVRSRLLLEDEGTRMLSVPTGRLIGSILCSGTVLGTVLTLAVVAGVFLLGVWLLPDVGWLQGAWQEVFLGLGAGALPLAFGLASAAWKELNQGWNFTVFHTEDGLRLTYGLADSVSQTIPPGRVQGVTVKQPLWWRPFGWHRVTVIVAGYGGDDDGKRSVALPVGPFEDVLRVLAVVLPEPGVEDGRELMTLAMRGSGTDGGFRHVPRRARGYFHWHTWRRNGFTATDTLLIARSGRIGRRFTAVQHERIEAVEIDQGPVQKRLRVASLNVYVAGRLLPVTAADDLDEDEVRALFERETAIAAVARRLADRNRWMRPEELERFERQLETMRRTAAEVAAQRGPSGDALVGTSTGPGQDPETARSTHT
- a CDS encoding low molecular weight protein-tyrosine-phosphatase; the encoded protein is MRIITVCLGNICRSPAAEAVLRRALAREDLTHDVTDNSAGDRGVEVASAGTADYHVGERPHQLTIEVGEQLGYEFTTRGAQLTSEDLATADLLLVMDESNRANALALAADDAQRAKVRLLGEFASDADTAGVREVPDPWGHPREQFEAMYRQIEDAVPGVVAFVRQTLRSRGT